One Gelria sp. Kuro-4 DNA segment encodes these proteins:
- a CDS encoding cyclic-di-AMP receptor translates to MKLIIAVVQDQDAGRLLEKLLAAGQRATRLATTGGFLRQGNTTLLIGMEDEKVGEALKLIEETCRSRTQVVTPWVPLGGSVDSYVPYPVEVTVGGATVFVLSVEDFHKL, encoded by the coding sequence ATGAAACTGATCATCGCCGTGGTTCAGGATCAAGACGCCGGCCGGCTGCTGGAAAAACTCCTGGCCGCCGGCCAGCGCGCCACGCGCCTGGCCACCACGGGCGGGTTCCTGCGCCAGGGCAATACCACCCTGCTCATCGGTATGGAGGATGAAAAGGTGGGGGAAGCGCTGAAGCTCATCGAGGAAACCTGCCGCTCCCGCACCCAGGTGGTGACCCCCTGGGTACCGCTGGGCGGGTCGGTGGACAGCTACGTCCCCTACCCGGTGGAGGTTACTGTGGGTGGGGCCACTGTCTTCGTTCTCAGCGTTGAGGATTTCCACAAGCTGTGA
- a CDS encoding AbrB/MazE/SpoVT family DNA-binding domain-containing protein: MIKSTGIVRKVDELGRVVIPIELRRTLDIAERDALEIYVDADKIILRKYEPACVFCGSAEDVVSFRGKNVCQACLHAMQAKAV; the protein is encoded by the coding sequence ATGATTAAGTCAACGGGAATAGTGCGGAAGGTAGACGAACTGGGGCGGGTCGTTATTCCTATCGAACTGCGCCGTACGCTGGATATAGCGGAGCGCGACGCCCTAGAGATCTACGTGGACGCTGATAAGATCATCCTGCGGAAGTACGAACCGGCTTGTGTTTTCTGCGGCAGCGCCGAAGACGTTGTCAGTTTTCGCGGGAAGAACGTCTGCCAGGCCTGCCTGCACGCCATGCAGGCGAAGGCTGTCTAA
- a CDS encoding initiation control protein YabA, producing the protein MQGEQGDIEARLAWLEKQLEMLTAAVRELRAQLAPAAPNDVAPQTPQERQQVLGEGYANLARLYQEGYHICPMHFGSQRGGEECLLCAALLRR; encoded by the coding sequence ATGCAGGGAGAGCAAGGAGATATCGAAGCGCGGCTGGCCTGGCTGGAAAAGCAGCTGGAGATGCTTACGGCGGCGGTGCGGGAGCTCCGCGCCCAGCTTGCGCCGGCGGCGCCAAATGACGTCGCGCCGCAAACACCGCAGGAACGCCAGCAGGTTTTAGGCGAAGGCTATGCCAACCTGGCGCGCCTTTACCAGGAAGGGTACCATATCTGCCCCATGCACTTTGGCAGCCAGCGCGGCGGTGAAGAATGCCTGCTCTGTGCCGCCCTGCTGCGGAGGTAG
- a CDS encoding helix-turn-helix transcriptional regulator produces MRIRLCKARLALGLTQSEVARRAGLTRASYTNIERGHKNPSVVTALHIAQVLNRSVEELFADKPPPAGLQKVGERRGYSS; encoded by the coding sequence ATGCGCATCAGGCTGTGCAAGGCCCGCCTCGCGCTAGGTTTGACCCAATCTGAAGTGGCACGGCGGGCTGGTCTTACGCGCGCTTCCTATACAAACATCGAGAGAGGGCATAAGAATCCTTCGGTAGTCACCGCTCTGCACATCGCCCAGGTTCTCAACAGATCTGTCGAGGAACTCTTCGCCGATAAGCCCCCACCGGCCGGGCTGCAAAAGGTAGGAGAAAGACGGGGGTACAGTAGTTGA
- a CDS encoding BON domain-containing protein, protein MPERSDDDRLREEVQAELERDPQLSSYGLKADVVKGEAQLSGVVDVLAKKKRAERLARSVLGIRGVASAIAVSTDGDITDGDVESEVAEELAADPRVDARRIRARTSGGTVVLAGREEDRKAVAAAREAAARARGVTRVLDQVRTREPNPTLEEIFHSQVRNDRETEEPEHS, encoded by the coding sequence ATGCCCGAGAGGTCCGATGACGACCGGCTCAGGGAAGAAGTACAGGCTGAACTCGAGCGCGACCCGCAGCTTTCGAGCTACGGCCTGAAGGCCGATGTGGTGAAGGGCGAGGCTCAGCTTTCCGGCGTGGTCGACGTGCTCGCCAAGAAAAAACGGGCTGAGCGCCTGGCGCGAAGCGTTTTGGGGATCCGGGGCGTCGCGAGCGCCATCGCGGTCAGCACCGACGGCGACATCACCGACGGCGACGTGGAAAGCGAGGTCGCGGAGGAGCTGGCGGCCGACCCGCGGGTAGATGCGCGCCGCATCCGTGCCCGGACGTCCGGCGGCACAGTTGTTCTGGCGGGCCGGGAAGAAGATCGGAAGGCCGTGGCGGCTGCCCGGGAGGCCGCCGCGCGCGCCCGCGGGGTTACACGGGTACTCGACCAGGTGCGCACCCGAGAGCCTAACCCGACGCTCGAAGAGATCTTCCATAGCCAGGTTCGGAACGACCGCGAAACCGAAGAGCCGGAGCACAGCTAG
- a CDS encoding TatD family hydrolase, whose protein sequence is MLIDSHAHLQDPELLPDLEAVLARAQAAGVEGIICAGYDLTSSKLAVELAGRYASVWAAVGLHPENLASLEAETFAELARLAQHPRVVAWGEIGLDYVNGAPDRDRQKEAFRRQLVQARALNLPVIIHDREAHADTLAILKEAGPRPRAGVMHCFSGSAAFAQECLALGYYISFAGPVTFKNARRVREVAATIPVERLLCETDSPYLSPEPYRGQRNEPARVLEVAGRLAALFGETLPTFAPHLTANARRLFGLEAFPGDSLRRPGHTILEDLREGEEHAREVR, encoded by the coding sequence ATGCTCATCGACAGTCACGCCCACCTGCAGGACCCGGAGCTTTTGCCCGACCTCGAGGCGGTGCTGGCGCGGGCGCAGGCGGCCGGCGTGGAAGGGATCATCTGCGCCGGCTACGACCTCACCTCCTCAAAGCTCGCGGTGGAGCTGGCCGGCCGGTACGCCAGCGTGTGGGCGGCCGTGGGTCTGCACCCGGAAAACCTGGCTTCCCTAGAGGCTGAGACCTTTGCCGAACTTGCCCGGCTGGCACAGCACCCGCGGGTGGTGGCCTGGGGCGAGATCGGGCTCGACTACGTCAACGGCGCTCCCGACCGCGACCGGCAAAAGGAGGCCTTCCGCCGGCAGCTGGTACAGGCCCGAGCCCTCAACCTGCCGGTGATCATCCACGACCGCGAGGCGCATGCTGATACGCTGGCGATCCTCAAGGAGGCAGGGCCGCGGCCGCGCGCCGGCGTCATGCACTGCTTTTCGGGCAGTGCTGCCTTCGCTCAGGAGTGCCTGGCGCTCGGCTACTACATCTCTTTTGCCGGACCGGTAACGTTTAAAAACGCCCGGCGCGTGCGGGAGGTGGCCGCCACGATTCCGGTCGAGCGCCTTCTCTGCGAGACGGATAGCCCCTACCTATCCCCGGAGCCTTATCGCGGTCAGCGCAACGAGCCGGCACGGGTGCTGGAGGTGGCGGGGCGGCTCGCGGCCCTCTTTGGAGAAACGCTCCCGACTTTCGCCCCGCACCTTACGGCCAACGCGCGCCGGCTGTTCGGCTTAGAAGCATTTCCTGGGGATTCCCTGCGCAGGCCGGGGCATACTATCCTTGAGGATTTGCGAGAGGGGGAAGAGCATGCCCGAGAGGTCCGATGA
- a CDS encoding RnfABCDGE type electron transport complex subunit G, which produces MQSPVRLGLTLMLLCALAAGLLAFTNAQTAPVIAKNDQAKLEAALKELLPTAEKFETTEEDGKTFYQGLKGDEKVGVVAVFPQKGFGGFMKLMLGVDSEGKITGFRVLEHSETPGLGARITEAEFQQQFVGKSVSDPFQVGKDVQAISGATISSRSVTGGLKLMAGEIEKKFLAKEQAAVDLKAVPDGNYEGQADGFEGPIKVTVKVAGGKIVDIQVAEQHETPEVGGKALPEVTQRVVQEQRLNVDNVSGATFTSEGVKAAVQSALSKFATAGPAAAVDLGKLADGTYKGTGSGFGGDINVEVTVQGGKIADIKVDAAQETPEVGGAAVKKLVEEVKTQQKLDVDTVSGATFSSQGFLDALKNALQK; this is translated from the coding sequence GTGCAGAGTCCTGTGCGCCTGGGCCTTACGCTGATGCTCCTGTGCGCGCTGGCAGCGGGCCTTCTGGCCTTTACCAACGCCCAAACCGCACCGGTCATCGCAAAAAACGATCAGGCCAAGCTGGAGGCGGCGCTCAAAGAGCTGCTGCCGACGGCTGAAAAGTTCGAGACCACGGAAGAAGACGGCAAGACCTTTTACCAGGGTCTCAAAGGGGACGAAAAGGTGGGCGTGGTCGCTGTTTTCCCGCAAAAAGGCTTCGGCGGCTTCATGAAGCTGATGCTGGGCGTCGACAGCGAGGGTAAGATCACCGGGTTCCGCGTGCTGGAGCATTCCGAAACGCCGGGGTTGGGCGCGCGCATCACCGAGGCCGAGTTCCAGCAGCAGTTTGTCGGTAAGAGCGTGTCCGACCCGTTCCAGGTGGGTAAGGACGTGCAGGCCATCTCCGGCGCCACCATCTCCTCGCGTTCGGTTACCGGCGGCCTGAAGCTCATGGCCGGGGAGATTGAAAAGAAGTTCCTGGCCAAGGAGCAAGCCGCGGTCGACCTCAAGGCGGTTCCCGACGGCAACTACGAGGGTCAGGCGGACGGCTTCGAAGGTCCCATCAAGGTTACCGTTAAGGTGGCCGGCGGCAAGATCGTCGACATCCAGGTGGCCGAACAGCACGAGACCCCCGAGGTGGGCGGCAAGGCCCTGCCTGAGGTGACCCAGCGCGTGGTGCAGGAGCAAAGGCTCAATGTGGATAATGTCAGCGGCGCTACCTTTACCAGCGAAGGTGTGAAGGCGGCGGTGCAGAGCGCGCTCTCCAAGTTTGCCACGGCCGGTCCGGCGGCGGCCGTTGACCTCGGGAAGCTCGCCGACGGGACCTACAAGGGTACGGGCAGCGGCTTCGGCGGCGATATCAACGTGGAAGTCACGGTACAGGGCGGCAAGATCGCGGACATCAAAGTGGACGCCGCACAAGAGACCCCGGAAGTCGGTGGAGCGGCTGTTAAAAAGCTGGTGGAAGAGGTTAAGACCCAGCAAAAGCTCGATGTGGATACGGTGAGCGGGGCCACGTTCTCGAGCCAGGGATTCCTGGATGCCTTAAAGAACGCTCTGCAGAAGTAA
- a CDS encoding stage 0 sporulation family protein yields the protein MQRVVGVRFKKAGKIYYFDPGELELPQGSHVIVETARGVEFGEVVMAPREVPDEDVVAPLKQVMRAATPEDRQQVKENKAREKEAFKICQAKIAAHGLPMKLVDVEYTFDRSKIIFYFTAEGRVDFRELVRDLASVFRTRIELRQIGVRDEAKLLGGLGPCGRVCCCSSFLGEFQPVSIRMAKEQNLSLNPTKISGLCGRLMCCLKFEAGNGAGKECAKKRE from the coding sequence ATCCAACGCGTGGTGGGAGTCCGCTTTAAGAAGGCGGGCAAAATATACTATTTTGACCCGGGAGAACTCGAGCTGCCGCAGGGCAGTCATGTGATAGTGGAGACGGCGCGCGGGGTGGAGTTCGGCGAGGTGGTGATGGCCCCGCGCGAGGTACCCGATGAAGATGTGGTGGCCCCTCTGAAACAGGTGATGCGGGCGGCCACCCCGGAAGACCGGCAGCAGGTCAAGGAGAACAAGGCCCGGGAGAAGGAAGCCTTTAAGATCTGCCAGGCGAAGATCGCCGCCCACGGCCTGCCCATGAAACTGGTTGATGTGGAGTACACCTTCGACCGTTCCAAAATCATCTTTTACTTTACGGCGGAAGGCCGCGTTGACTTTCGGGAGCTGGTGCGCGACCTGGCCTCGGTTTTTCGCACGCGCATTGAACTGAGGCAGATTGGTGTGCGCGATGAGGCAAAACTTTTGGGCGGGCTAGGGCCCTGCGGGCGCGTCTGTTGCTGCAGCAGCTTTCTGGGCGAATTCCAGCCGGTTTCTATCCGCATGGCCAAGGAGCAGAACCTCTCCCTTAACCCCACCAAGATCTCGGGCCTCTGCGGCCGGCTGATGTGCTGCCTAAAATTTGAAGCAGGCAACGGTGCAGGCAAGGAGTGTGCCAAGAAACGGGAATAA
- the rsmI gene encoding 16S rRNA (cytidine(1402)-2'-O)-methyltransferase has translation MAGTLYLVGTPIGNLEDISLRALRILKEADLILAEDTRRTRKLLSHYDIHTPLRSYHEHNERALAPEALARLEGGADLALVTDAGLPGISDPGAFLVQAAAARGIPVAAVPGPTAFALALVVSGLSTERFAFWGFPPRQGRERREFLAAALAEEKTAIFYEAPTRLARTLADLAELAPARRAAVVRELTKAHEEVCRGVLAELATTFADREVKGEICLVVAGRPAGEQEGTAARLEADPVRLVEDLLRQGWERKEALREAARRSGLSRRAVYSAWVAKKEKGSL, from the coding sequence ATGGCCGGCACCCTCTACCTGGTGGGCACCCCCATCGGCAATCTGGAGGACATCAGCCTGCGCGCCCTGCGCATTCTCAAAGAGGCAGACCTGATCCTGGCCGAGGACACGCGGCGCACGCGCAAGCTCCTCAGCCACTACGACATTCATACGCCGCTTAGAAGTTACCACGAGCATAACGAACGCGCTCTGGCGCCGGAGGCCCTCGCCCGGCTGGAGGGCGGCGCGGACCTGGCGCTGGTGACGGACGCCGGCCTGCCGGGCATCTCCGATCCCGGTGCCTTCCTGGTGCAGGCGGCGGCGGCCAGAGGCATACCGGTGGCGGCCGTTCCCGGCCCTACGGCCTTTGCCCTGGCCCTGGTGGTATCGGGCCTTTCCACAGAGCGCTTTGCCTTTTGGGGCTTCCCACCGCGCCAGGGGCGCGAACGGCGGGAGTTTCTGGCCGCGGCCCTGGCCGAGGAAAAGACGGCCATCTTCTATGAAGCGCCGACACGCCTCGCGCGCACCTTGGCGGACCTGGCGGAGCTGGCGCCGGCGCGGCGTGCGGCGGTGGTGCGCGAGCTCACCAAGGCGCACGAGGAGGTTTGCCGCGGCGTCCTGGCCGAGCTGGCAACGACCTTCGCCGACCGGGAGGTGAAGGGGGAGATCTGCCTGGTGGTGGCCGGGCGGCCGGCAGGGGAGCAAGAGGGGACGGCGGCGCGGCTGGAAGCGGACCCCGTTCGCCTGGTGGAGGACCTGCTGCGCCAGGGCTGGGAGCGCAAGGAGGCCCTGCGCGAGGCGGCGCGGCGCTCGGGGCTCTCCCGCCGGGCGGTTTACAGCGCCTGGGTAGCCAAGAAGGAAAAGGGCTCCCTGTAG
- the holB gene encoding DNA polymerase III subunit delta' codes for MWEESEQRAARRLLTGAVAAGRVAHAYLFLGPDGRGKEEAARWLAQALNCETGPGTPCGRCRSCHLIAAGTHPDVRTFAPSGRYLRLEDVRALCRAVGNSPLVGRAKVYLVKEADKLLPEAANHLLKVLEEPPADTFFLLSAERPYALMPTVVSRCQVVPFHPLPPEKAAELLVAEGHAPQLAHRAAYLAGGDVKAAAGWLEEEGRRAQETFLALAPRLPAGRGALVTAAEAFAQDAGRFLTLLGAWYRDLLVWLTGCRDLICFQGAEAAIDRVAAFYRPVELVRANQAIEKAARRFSGRSNVNVRLAFEALLVELIVAAGTDRWPQRR; via the coding sequence GTGTGGGAAGAGAGTGAACAAAGGGCGGCGCGCCGGTTGCTGACGGGCGCCGTGGCCGCCGGCCGCGTTGCCCATGCCTACCTTTTCCTCGGCCCGGACGGGCGGGGGAAGGAGGAGGCGGCCCGCTGGCTGGCCCAGGCCTTGAACTGCGAAACCGGCCCGGGTACGCCCTGCGGCCGCTGCCGCAGCTGCCACCTCATCGCGGCGGGGACGCACCCGGACGTACGGACTTTTGCCCCCAGTGGGCGTTACCTGCGGCTGGAGGATGTGCGGGCGCTCTGCCGCGCGGTGGGCAATTCTCCCCTGGTCGGCCGGGCCAAGGTATACCTCGTAAAAGAGGCGGATAAACTTTTGCCGGAGGCGGCCAACCACCTCCTTAAGGTACTGGAAGAGCCACCGGCGGATACCTTTTTCCTCCTCAGCGCGGAGCGACCGTATGCGCTGATGCCTACCGTTGTCTCGCGCTGCCAAGTGGTGCCGTTTCACCCTTTGCCGCCGGAAAAGGCGGCAGAGTTGCTGGTGGCGGAGGGCCACGCGCCGCAGCTGGCCCACCGGGCGGCCTACCTGGCGGGCGGGGATGTAAAAGCGGCGGCGGGCTGGCTGGAGGAGGAAGGGCGCCGTGCCCAGGAGACTTTTTTGGCGCTGGCGCCGCGTCTTCCCGCCGGCCGAGGTGCTTTGGTGACGGCGGCGGAGGCCTTCGCCCAGGACGCCGGCCGGTTTCTAACCCTTTTGGGTGCCTGGTACCGCGATCTTCTGGTGTGGCTTACCGGGTGCCGTGACCTCATCTGCTTTCAAGGGGCCGAAGCGGCCATCGACCGGGTGGCGGCCTTCTATCGGCCGGTGGAGTTGGTGCGCGCCAACCAGGCCATTGAAAAGGCGGCGCGCCGGTTTTCCGGGCGCAGCAATGTCAATGTGCGCCTGGCTTTCGAGGCGCTCCTGGTGGAACTTATCGTCGCCGCGGGGACGGACAGGTGGCCGCAGCGGCGCTAA
- the tmk gene encoding dTMP kinase: MFITVEGIDGCGKTTQLELLAEWLREQGEEPVLTREPGGTWLSEEIRRLLLRPGPEPVSAVAELLLYAAARAEHVARVIRPALAAGRLVLADRYSDSTLAYQVAGRGLERSWAEAVLAGATGGLRPDLTFLFDLAPEQALARAARADRLEQEDLAFFERVRAGYLAIARAEPERVVVIDSNGPVAAIQAQVRRLVAARLAQARREGDR, translated from the coding sequence TTGTTTATCACGGTGGAGGGGATTGATGGCTGCGGCAAGACCACCCAGCTGGAACTTTTGGCTGAGTGGCTCAGGGAGCAGGGGGAGGAGCCCGTGCTGACGCGCGAGCCGGGCGGTACCTGGCTCAGCGAGGAAATCCGGCGCCTTCTCCTCAGGCCGGGGCCGGAGCCGGTGAGCGCCGTAGCGGAGCTTCTCCTCTACGCGGCCGCCCGCGCCGAGCACGTGGCCAGGGTGATCCGGCCGGCCCTGGCGGCCGGGCGGCTGGTGCTTGCCGATCGCTACAGCGATTCCACCCTGGCCTACCAGGTGGCAGGCCGGGGCCTGGAGCGCTCCTGGGCGGAGGCAGTACTGGCCGGGGCCACCGGGGGGCTGAGGCCGGACCTGACTTTCCTCTTCGATCTTGCTCCCGAGCAGGCGCTGGCGCGCGCAGCACGGGCGGACCGGTTGGAGCAGGAAGATCTGGCCTTTTTTGAGCGCGTGCGGGCGGGGTACCTGGCCATCGCCCGGGCCGAACCGGAACGCGTGGTTGTTATCGACAGCAATGGGCCGGTGGCCGCGATCCAGGCCCAGGTGCGGCGGCTTGTCGCCGCGAGGTTGGCACAAGCCCGAAGGGAGGGCGACAGATGA
- a CDS encoding helix-turn-helix domain-containing protein, producing MIQFGDTLKKLRQRMGLRQDDVARMVGVERSTVANWERGAKQPSLETLVKLGQLFGISLDELLGVTKVATALPLACYCSLVSDPLVKLLAERTGVRAKSIAAFIAALQISDNDCTGGGKEV from the coding sequence ATGATCCAGTTCGGAGATACTTTAAAGAAGCTGCGCCAAAGGATGGGCCTCCGGCAGGACGATGTGGCCAGGATGGTCGGTGTAGAACGTTCCACTGTAGCCAACTGGGAACGCGGGGCGAAGCAGCCCAGCCTTGAGACGCTGGTGAAGCTGGGCCAGCTCTTCGGTATTTCTCTGGACGAACTGCTGGGTGTCACCAAAGTCGCCACCGCATTACCCCTGGCCTGCTACTGCTCCCTGGTTTCTGACCCGCTGGTAAAACTCCTGGCCGAGCGAACCGGCGTCCGAGCGAAGAGCATCGCTGCCTTTATCGCTGCGCTCCAGATTTCGGACAACGATTGTACTGGCGGCGGGAAAGAAGTTTGA
- the metG gene encoding methionine--tRNA ligase encodes MFYTKEGKHRVTAKTFYLTTPIYYPSDKLHIGHAYTTVAADALARFKRHQGYDVMFLTGSDEHGQKIERIAREHGVAPIEYVDKIVAGIKQLWKTLDISYDDFIRTTEERHVKAVQTIFQRLYDHGDIYKAEYAGWYCVPCETFWTERQAGAGHVCPDCGRPVELVKEESYFFRLSKYADRWLKFIEENPDFIQPPSRKNEMVSFVKQGLEDLCVSRTTFDWGIPVPWDPKHVIYVWVDALSNYITALGYASADESKFQRYWPADLHLVGKEIVRFHTIIWPMMLMALDLPLPKKVFGHGWLVLEGGKMSKSKGNVVDPLVLVDKYGVDAVRYFLLREIPFGADGFYSEAALVKRINSDLANDLGNLLYRTLTMLEKYFDGRVPAPGPEEGPDAELKAVAQAAGADAEAAMDRLEISAALEAIWELVKRANKYIDEVAPWTLAREGKSERLATVMYNLAEALRTLAVMLVPYLTHTPGAVWRQLGLAGSPADAGWQAARRWGLLTPGVQTRRGAPLFPRIETVKAEKEERKQVSTEAAAPAAAEKISIDQFAQVQLKVAEVLAAERVPKSKKLIRLEIALGGERRQILAGIGRSYTPEELVGKKIVVVANLKPAKLMGYESNGMLLAASIPGEGEEESISVLTVDRDIASGARIR; translated from the coding sequence ATTTTTTATACAAAGGAGGGTAAGCACCGAGTGACAGCGAAAACCTTTTACCTGACAACGCCCATCTACTACCCGAGCGACAAGCTGCACATCGGCCATGCCTACACCACCGTGGCCGCCGATGCGCTGGCGCGTTTCAAGCGCCATCAGGGCTACGACGTGATGTTCCTCACCGGCAGCGACGAACACGGGCAAAAGATTGAACGTATCGCCCGGGAACACGGCGTTGCCCCCATCGAGTACGTGGACAAGATTGTGGCCGGCATCAAGCAACTGTGGAAAACGCTCGACATCAGCTATGATGACTTCATCCGCACCACCGAGGAGCGCCACGTCAAGGCGGTGCAGACCATCTTCCAGCGCCTTTACGACCACGGGGACATCTACAAGGCCGAGTACGCGGGTTGGTACTGTGTGCCCTGCGAGACCTTCTGGACGGAGCGCCAGGCGGGGGCCGGGCATGTCTGCCCCGACTGCGGCCGGCCGGTGGAGCTGGTCAAGGAGGAGAGCTACTTCTTCCGCCTCTCCAAGTACGCCGACCGCTGGCTGAAGTTCATTGAAGAGAACCCGGACTTCATCCAGCCGCCCTCGCGCAAAAACGAGATGGTCAGCTTCGTCAAGCAGGGCCTGGAGGATCTGTGCGTCTCCCGCACCACCTTCGACTGGGGTATCCCCGTACCCTGGGACCCGAAGCACGTTATCTACGTGTGGGTTGACGCCCTTTCCAACTATATCACCGCCCTGGGCTACGCGTCGGCGGACGAGAGCAAGTTCCAGCGTTACTGGCCGGCCGACCTGCACCTGGTGGGGAAGGAGATTGTCCGCTTCCACACCATTATCTGGCCCATGATGCTGATGGCGCTGGATCTGCCGCTTCCGAAAAAGGTGTTCGGCCACGGCTGGCTGGTGCTGGAAGGGGGCAAGATGTCCAAGTCCAAGGGCAACGTGGTGGATCCGCTGGTCCTGGTGGATAAGTACGGGGTGGATGCCGTCCGCTACTTTCTCCTTCGGGAGATCCCCTTCGGCGCCGACGGTTTTTACTCCGAAGCGGCCCTGGTGAAGCGTATCAATTCCGACCTGGCCAACGACTTGGGGAATCTCCTTTACCGCACGCTCACCATGCTGGAGAAGTACTTCGACGGGCGCGTGCCGGCGCCGGGGCCGGAGGAGGGACCGGACGCCGAGCTGAAAGCGGTGGCGCAAGCGGCGGGCGCCGACGCGGAGGCCGCCATGGACCGCCTGGAGATCAGCGCCGCGCTCGAGGCCATCTGGGAGCTGGTGAAGCGGGCCAACAAGTACATCGACGAAGTGGCACCCTGGACACTGGCCCGCGAGGGTAAAAGCGAGCGGCTGGCCACGGTGATGTACAACCTGGCCGAAGCCCTGCGCACCTTGGCTGTGATGCTCGTTCCCTACCTTACCCACACTCCGGGCGCCGTCTGGCGGCAGCTGGGTCTCGCCGGCAGCCCGGCCGATGCCGGCTGGCAGGCGGCGCGCCGGTGGGGCCTGCTCACCCCGGGGGTGCAAACCCGCCGCGGCGCCCCGCTCTTCCCCCGTATTGAAACCGTTAAAGCCGAAAAGGAGGAGAGAAAACAAGTGAGTACAGAAGCTGCGGCCCCGGCGGCCGCAGAAAAGATCAGCATCGACCAGTTCGCCCAGGTGCAGCTGAAGGTGGCCGAAGTGCTGGCCGCCGAACGCGTACCCAAGTCCAAGAAGCTCATCCGCCTGGAGATCGCCCTGGGCGGGGAGCGGCGCCAGATCCTGGCCGGCATCGGCCGCTCCTATACACCGGAGGAGCTGGTCGGGAAAAAGATCGTCGTGGTGGCGAACCTTAAGCCGGCCAAGCTCATGGGGTACGAGTCCAACGGCATGCTGCTCGCCGCCAGCATCCCCGGCGAGGGCGAGGAGGAGAGCATCTCCGTGCTCACCGTAGACCGGGATATCGCAAGCGGCGCCCGCATCAGGTAA
- a CDS encoding chemotaxis protein CheX, giving the protein MRAGIINPFIEEMVMVFQEKLAMACQKKNVCLQYVPVTWHAVNVLIDITGGAEGAVIYGMEEGTACALAGAFYRNKCFQDYCCEVEDSLKELFNIVSGQAMKKLENEGLTCTLLGPPSVIIGRLRAVSVVHRPLLAVILDTPVGVVRVSASMVEKAAR; this is encoded by the coding sequence ATGAGAGCGGGGATAATTAATCCTTTTATTGAAGAAATGGTGATGGTTTTCCAAGAGAAGCTGGCCATGGCCTGCCAAAAGAAAAACGTTTGCCTCCAGTATGTCCCAGTGACCTGGCATGCGGTAAACGTGCTTATAGACATCACGGGCGGGGCAGAAGGAGCTGTTATCTACGGCATGGAGGAAGGTACGGCCTGTGCCCTGGCCGGGGCCTTTTACAGGAATAAGTGCTTCCAGGACTATTGCTGCGAGGTCGAAGATTCGCTAAAAGAATTGTTTAACATCGTCAGCGGGCAGGCCATGAAAAAGTTAGAGAATGAAGGTCTGACTTGTACCCTGCTGGGACCGCCGTCCGTCATCATAGGGCGTCTCCGGGCCGTCTCTGTAGTACACCGTCCCCTGTTAGCGGTGATTTTGGATACGCCTGTTGGCGTGGTCCGGGTGAGTGCATCAATGGTGGAGAAGGCTGCCCGCTAA